Below is a genomic region from Gemmatimonadota bacterium.
GGGGCTGGCCGCGGCGACAGAACGGGGTCGTCGGTGGCCCCATGTGAGAATGAGCCGGGCGGATGGGAGGAGGGGCGCGGGTGGGCGAACGCGGGGCGGACGTCCGAGGGGAGAGGTCAGGCCTCCCAGGCGTCGGGCGCGGAGTGGTCGAAGTCCGGCTCGGGCAGGGGCTCGGGATCGGACGGGTCGAAGGCGGGCGTCTGATCGAAGTCGAGCTCGGCCTGCGGAGGAGCGCGAGGTAGAGGAGCGGAGCGTCGGGTGAGGCGAGAGAGGTGATTCCCTCGGGAGCATGGACGCGCTTGAGGTTCGGATCGAGGGAGACGACCGGGCCGGGCTCGAGCGGCTCGTCCTGGCCACGCACGCGCTCCCCCGCAGGCCGAACTCTCGACAACCTCCCCGCGGTCACCTCCGTGCCCCTCGGAGAAGGTTCGGTCCAGGTCCCGCTCGAGAAGGTGGACGGCGCCCTCAGCATCGCGGTCGTCGTGGACTTCTGAGGCGGCGCGCCCCGACCCGGCCGCCCGTCACCCTCCGAGCCAGGCGTCCCGGAGCGCTCTCTGGGCGGGCGTCGCGTCGGGATCTTCCTCGATGCTGCTCCGGACGATGACCGGAGTCCCCATCGTTCCCCGGAGCACGACCTCCTCCTCGTCGCGGAGGACGACGATCTCGACCGGCGCCTCCGGACTCCACTGGAAGGAGGCCTGAACCACCGGCCCGAAGGTCTCTAGAGTGAAGGGCTGTCCGTTCACGCTCCGGACCACGTCGCCGGCCTGCGCCCCAATCGCCCGCAGAGTCGAGTTGAGCTGCATCTCGCGGAAGAAGATCTCGCCCGTTCCCGGATTCGCATCGATGAAGGGGATCTGCTGGTCCAGGAAAAAGAGAGTGACGGGGAGCTCCGTCTCGACGACCTCGATTCCGGCGTCGTCGAGGCAGTCGGCGTAACCGATGGGGGTGCTTCCGGCCACATGCGTTTGGAGAAAGGCCCCGAATGGGGGATAGGTCATCTCCGTCAGCTCGGCGATCAGCGCGTCGTCCTCGAAGGCCCGTTCGATTCCGTACCGCGCCGAAAGCTCCTTCATGACCGAGAGCATGCTGCGCTCTCCTCCACTTTCGGCGCGGAGGATGAGGTCGAGGCACATCCCGATCAGCGCCCCTTTCTGATAGACGTTCCCATAGTTTTCGGCATAGGGCGACTCGATGACGTTTTCGCTCATCATCGTAAAGCTCATGGCGTCGTCGTAACCGGCGGCGTATTCGATTTTTTCGCCCAACTTCTCGTAGAAGTCCTCCCTCGACTCGAGCCCCTCGTACACCTGGAAGTGGCTCGCGAAGTACTCCGTGATTCCTTCGTACATCCAGAGGTGCTTCGAAAAGGTGGGCGCGTTGTAGTCGAAGTCGTGGACGTCCTCCGAGTGTACGGTGAGCGGTGCGATGATGTGGAAGAACTCATGCGAGATGATGTCCACCATCGCATCCGTCATGTCGGCGTCCGGAA
It encodes:
- a CDS encoding peptidase M61; this translates as MNRLSPVLVLLALLSACASAATAPGGTSPSPGAAPSGGAFITAVLDLAAISNDRLLVELNPVELDQDEVLFRLPRVVQGTYAVSDFGSYVEELAAFDGAGAPMAVERVDTNTWRIGNARRLDRLTYYVNDTFDRERAGEEAPFSPSGTNIAPDVFVLNLHGFVGYFEGLTERSYEIRVTAPTRLERSSALPVAASDTSATGGTFTDVYRAGRYFDVTDNPMMYGEIDTVVFPVGDIRITLSVYSPTGAHSAAGLQDDIAAMMAAQSAYLGDFETTDRYDIYLFLAGEDNEAPTGFGALEHHTSTVTVLPEYLPDADMTDAMVDIISHEFFHIIAPLTVHSEDVHDFDYNAPTFSKHLWMYEGITEYFASHFQVYEGLESREDFYEKLGEKIEYAAGYDDAMSFTMMSENVIESPYAENYGNVYQKGALIGMCLDLILRAESGGERSMLSVMKELSARYGIERAFEDDALIAELTEMTYPPFGAFLQTHVAGSTPIGYADCLDDAGIEVVETELPVTLFFLDQQIPFIDANPGTGEIFFREMQLNSTLRAIGAQAGDVVRSVNGQPFTLETFGPVVQASFQWSPEAPVEIVVLRDEEEVVLRGTMGTPVIVRSSIEEDPDATPAQRALRDAWLGG